A genomic segment from Microbacterium sp. SORGH_AS_0428 encodes:
- a CDS encoding DUF5979 domain-containing protein — protein sequence MPTALARPRHARRRLLGAAMAWTLALTGAGVAAAAPASAAPQDEVRGTVFRDFNGNGFFDTGNAAGTGQANDRGLAGVTVTVVDGAGSVLGQAQSAADGTYAIDASAASSPAVGVQFSGWPQMYQPSGTSTAGSNGTSVQFATVGQSGVDFALNQPGDYSQAEAPIVTSIQRAGTPTTAQGGSPAAINGAAITALPYEASYRGAQPSGFANLTTLATFGEVGAVSSVVYHPQSNSVFAFATYKRQSGLGSLGIGGVYRVSDVLGADGKPSDAGSVTPWLDLTALGIDLGTAATNAARGLTSATTATHDVDGFEKAGKIGVGGVALSADGSTLFFINLHDKKLYSIDVSDPSVTPTGYTSWDLGLGDGQRPWAVTVHNGSIYVGYVDSGETASGSRPGVSAAAAGLSLHVLSTPAAAPGTWTEVLSSSLGYAKGDVALGALSTQAKRWNTWTDTWTWTGGSVSEPNGGWHIYPQPILSSLYFDDEGYLSLALLDRTAIQGGNRNWGTVSTGSYETASGGDLLIAAPSGAGFVMENNGVVGTRTAAVGATPEGPGGREFYDDRQNLGSGTYHRENTLGSVIGMRGTGEVVATTYDPLGGIRLGGLQWFNQNNGRSLSGYEQTADGGGTPSPDGTFQKGGGLGAVALVAREAPVEIGNRVWFDADQDGIQDADEPSIAGVTVELRDSTGTVVATKVTDENGEYYFRSDADGFATSGDYTVTFVKPASGTMDLRGPNATSFGAVRWQDASFTKTAAGGDRAVDSDADASGVASVTIAGAGFNDHTIDAGFIANVPFTVEKDIDASGGAATDGQQFTIDLAARDFRGGSLSPPLTQNSVTLEAGEVSGTFTVPVGTRIKLSENDSKVKSYAVTGAGAADADGYRALTGTGTTLALVVTNTLFAPGTITVTKQVTGDFTLTSDQLEDAVFTVAYSSAAGSGTLELKSAAWKATSLPLPYGTVVTLSEPTITGADPSVAFATPTWSAGDNGDGTATVTVGDGTDTALTLTNPSTLLTGTFSITKDVTGPGASRVPASTAFVAQYSTDGGATWTDLAEVTDGDTVAGPATLPTGSTVLVREKTPPTLPDVAWGAVAFSGTGVVDNGDGTAKVLIGDGTTVQVTMQNPTTPLNGQFSVTKDVTGPGSTLLDADTTFDIDYTWSGGDGTLSVRNGETATSPALPTGTVVTVTEVAPTTGLPSGAAWGTPTLTVDGTPAANGSTITIGDATTIAVVVTNPTTVTPSVEIRKGDGDRATGAIVHEADSVTDGQVYGPGESRSVVFRVVNTGPEPLRKVALSDATVAGGAVTQLSFAFPDGSTAAADYDAATGVWTAEWANTFAPGTTEWAVGDVIVGTAVLTPGVGDGAHQDLATVTAEGALSGQPVDDENGYNAFTGAIQVIKYDGNLPDPAVKDTAGGWIVPAKPLLSPAQDANTEDTAVTYPVLTPQKVRWVVTNTGDTWLTDLSLVDLTQDGPAVGDDWTADLSGVGGPADYSFTKDGNWQGLLAPGASFFAEGTLTLPASTTHADQVTVVGTVVVPEADADGKPTDQPATAGGTPVTAKRDDGTPFTVTDEDPFHAETGVGPIVDIQKGDGSGTTIAHEADTMTDGEAYTPGETRTIVFRSTNAGDEPLVSVVLGDVTIAGGAVVSMSWTLPDGTPLPATQDPATGAWSASWAGPWQPGDVITGTASLTLGTASEAHVDRASVDAVGQLSGIPVSDSNDYNAFTGAIQVIKYDGNKPDPAITDDAGAWVTPAKPLVDPAQDANDADHAVEYPVGVAEPVRWVVTNAGTTWLTDITLTDTTDAGPAIGADWTADLSAFGGPADYSFAQSGPWRGLLPPGASFFAQGTLTLPAEQSHADTVDVAGTVVVPAVGTDGVTPSGQPLIVDGDAVRATVPDPSDPTRRVPFVLTDDDPFHARTGVGPYVDIEKGDGEGTTIANDADTMADGQNYGNGETRTIVLTVTNTGDEDLRRVVLSDENLSGASIQSLVWTLPDGSTLAATPQESGWSARWEQTFSGDAVWRPGEVITGSATLTLDGGEPHVDRAVVEAEGVASGIPVTDRDDYNAFTSGIQVIKYDGDKADPAVKDASGSWVVPAKPLVDAAQDANDRAHAVKYKAGSEHKVRWVVTNTGSTWLTAIDLTDATMNGPDVERWSADLSAFGGPAAYDFVASGTWHGMIPPGASFFAEGTLRLGEGVTHADTVSVGGTPVVPATDSNGVPTGQPQVDGSGSPVPVTDASGAPVRLTDSDPFHAYAPEALAVTGLTLSITGAVLAALLLMTIGLMIVLVGRGRRRARA from the coding sequence TACTCCCAGGCCGAGGCGCCGATCGTCACGTCCATCCAGCGGGCGGGCACCCCGACGACGGCGCAGGGCGGCTCCCCGGCGGCCATCAACGGCGCAGCCATCACGGCGCTGCCGTACGAGGCGAGCTACCGGGGCGCGCAGCCGTCCGGATTCGCGAATCTCACGACCCTCGCGACCTTCGGCGAGGTCGGCGCGGTCTCGAGCGTCGTCTACCATCCGCAGTCCAACAGCGTCTTCGCCTTCGCGACGTACAAGCGTCAGAGCGGACTCGGATCGCTCGGCATCGGCGGCGTCTACCGGGTCAGCGACGTGCTCGGCGCCGACGGCAAGCCCTCGGATGCCGGCTCTGTCACCCCGTGGCTCGATCTGACCGCTCTGGGGATCGATCTCGGCACGGCGGCGACGAACGCCGCTCGCGGACTCACCTCCGCGACCACCGCGACCCACGATGTGGACGGCTTCGAGAAGGCCGGAAAGATCGGCGTCGGCGGCGTCGCCCTCTCGGCCGACGGCTCGACGCTGTTCTTCATCAACCTCCACGACAAGAAGCTGTACTCGATCGACGTCTCCGACCCCTCCGTCACGCCGACCGGCTACACGTCCTGGGATCTGGGGCTCGGCGACGGCCAACGCCCCTGGGCCGTCACGGTGCACAACGGGTCGATCTATGTCGGCTACGTCGACTCCGGCGAGACCGCGTCCGGTTCTCGCCCCGGAGTCTCGGCCGCCGCCGCGGGCCTGTCGCTGCACGTGCTCTCGACGCCCGCAGCCGCGCCCGGCACCTGGACCGAGGTGCTCTCCTCGTCGCTCGGCTACGCCAAGGGCGACGTCGCACTGGGCGCACTCAGCACGCAGGCCAAGCGCTGGAACACGTGGACCGACACGTGGACGTGGACGGGGGGCTCGGTCAGTGAGCCCAACGGGGGCTGGCACATCTACCCCCAGCCGATCCTGTCGAGCCTGTACTTCGACGACGAGGGCTACCTGAGCCTTGCTCTGCTCGACCGCACCGCGATCCAGGGCGGCAACCGCAACTGGGGCACGGTGAGCACCGGCTCCTACGAGACCGCATCCGGCGGCGACCTGCTGATCGCGGCGCCCAGCGGAGCGGGCTTCGTCATGGAGAACAACGGCGTGGTGGGCACGCGCACCGCGGCCGTGGGCGCGACGCCCGAAGGACCCGGCGGGCGCGAGTTCTACGACGACCGCCAGAACCTCGGCAGCGGAACCTATCACCGGGAGAACACCCTCGGTTCGGTCATCGGCATGCGGGGTACCGGTGAGGTCGTCGCGACGACCTACGACCCGCTCGGCGGCATCCGCTTGGGCGGCCTGCAGTGGTTCAACCAGAACAACGGCCGCTCGCTCTCCGGCTATGAGCAGACCGCCGACGGCGGCGGCACGCCCTCGCCCGACGGGACGTTCCAGAAGGGCGGCGGTCTCGGCGCCGTCGCGCTGGTCGCGCGGGAGGCGCCGGTCGAGATCGGCAACCGCGTCTGGTTCGATGCCGACCAGGACGGCATCCAGGATGCCGATGAGCCGTCGATCGCGGGCGTGACGGTCGAACTGCGCGACAGCACCGGAACCGTGGTCGCCACCAAGGTGACCGACGAGAACGGCGAGTACTACTTCCGCTCCGACGCCGACGGCTTCGCCACCTCCGGCGACTACACGGTGACCTTCGTGAAGCCCGCCTCGGGCACCATGGACCTGCGCGGACCCAACGCGACGAGCTTCGGCGCCGTGCGCTGGCAGGACGCGTCGTTCACGAAGACCGCCGCGGGCGGTGATCGGGCCGTCGACTCCGACGCGGACGCATCCGGAGTGGCCTCGGTGACGATCGCCGGAGCCGGATTCAACGACCACACGATCGACGCCGGTTTCATCGCGAACGTTCCGTTCACGGTGGAGAAGGACATCGACGCCTCGGGCGGCGCCGCGACCGACGGACAGCAGTTCACGATCGATCTCGCTGCACGCGACTTCCGCGGCGGCTCCCTCTCGCCCCCGCTGACGCAGAACAGCGTGACCCTCGAAGCGGGTGAGGTCTCCGGCACGTTCACCGTGCCCGTCGGAACCCGCATCAAGCTCTCCGAGAACGACTCCAAGGTGAAGTCGTACGCCGTGACCGGAGCGGGTGCAGCGGATGCCGATGGCTACCGCGCACTGACCGGGACGGGCACGACGCTCGCCCTCGTCGTGACGAACACCCTGTTCGCGCCCGGCACGATCACCGTGACCAAGCAGGTCACGGGCGACTTCACGCTGACTTCGGATCAGCTCGAGGACGCCGTCTTCACGGTCGCGTACTCCTCGGCCGCCGGCAGTGGAACGCTCGAGCTGAAGAGCGCGGCCTGGAAGGCGACGAGTCTTCCGCTGCCCTACGGCACCGTGGTGACCCTGAGCGAGCCCACCATCACGGGCGCCGATCCGAGCGTCGCCTTCGCGACTCCCACCTGGAGCGCCGGCGACAACGGCGACGGCACGGCGACGGTGACCGTCGGCGACGGCACCGACACCGCGCTCACGCTCACCAACCCCTCGACACTCCTGACCGGTACCTTCTCGATCACCAAGGACGTCACCGGGCCCGGCGCCTCGCGGGTGCCCGCGTCGACGGCCTTCGTCGCCCAGTACTCCACGGACGGCGGCGCGACGTGGACCGACCTCGCCGAGGTCACCGACGGCGACACCGTCGCGGGACCCGCGACGCTGCCCACCGGATCGACGGTCCTGGTGCGCGAGAAGACGCCGCCGACCCTGCCCGACGTGGCCTGGGGCGCGGTCGCCTTCTCCGGCACAGGCGTCGTGGACAACGGCGACGGTACCGCGAAGGTCCTCATCGGCGACGGCACGACCGTGCAGGTGACGATGCAGAACCCGACGACGCCGCTGAACGGCCAGTTCTCGGTCACCAAGGATGTGACGGGGCCGGGCTCGACCCTCCTCGACGCCGACACCACGTTCGACATCGACTACACCTGGTCGGGCGGCGACGGCACGCTCAGCGTGCGCAACGGTGAGACGGCCACCTCGCCGGCGCTGCCGACGGGCACCGTCGTGACCGTGACCGAGGTCGCGCCGACGACGGGACTGCCCTCGGGCGCCGCCTGGGGCACGCCCACGCTGACCGTCGACGGAACTCCCGCGGCGAACGGCTCGACCATCACGATCGGCGACGCCACGACCATCGCCGTCGTCGTCACCAACCCCACCACCGTCACGCCCTCCGTCGAGATCCGCAAGGGAGACGGCGACCGGGCGACGGGCGCCATCGTCCACGAGGCCGACAGCGTCACGGACGGGCAGGTGTACGGCCCCGGAGAGTCGCGCAGCGTCGTGTTCCGCGTCGTCAACACCGGTCCCGAGCCGCTGCGCAAGGTGGCGCTCTCCGACGCCACGGTCGCCGGAGGCGCCGTGACCCAGCTGAGCTTCGCCTTCCCCGACGGATCGACGGCGGCGGCGGACTACGACGCCGCCACGGGAGTGTGGACGGCCGAGTGGGCGAACACGTTCGCGCCGGGCACGACCGAGTGGGCCGTCGGCGATGTGATCGTCGGTACCGCCGTGCTGACGCCCGGCGTCGGCGACGGTGCGCACCAGGACCTCGCCACGGTCACGGCCGAGGGCGCGCTGTCCGGCCAGCCGGTCGATGACGAGAACGGCTACAACGCCTTCACGGGTGCGATCCAGGTCATCAAGTACGACGGCAACCTGCCCGACCCGGCGGTGAAGGACACGGCCGGCGGTTGGATCGTGCCGGCGAAGCCGCTCCTCTCCCCGGCGCAGGACGCGAACACGGAGGACACTGCGGTGACCTACCCGGTGCTGACGCCGCAGAAGGTGCGGTGGGTCGTCACGAACACGGGTGACACCTGGCTGACCGATCTCTCGCTGGTCGACCTCACCCAGGACGGCCCCGCCGTGGGCGACGACTGGACGGCGGACCTGTCCGGCGTCGGCGGCCCTGCGGACTACTCGTTCACGAAGGACGGCAACTGGCAGGGGCTTCTCGCTCCCGGTGCCTCGTTCTTCGCCGAGGGCACGCTCACGCTGCCGGCATCGACCACGCACGCCGATCAGGTAACCGTGGTGGGAACGGTCGTCGTCCCCGAAGCGGATGCGGACGGCAAGCCGACCGATCAGCCCGCCACCGCGGGCGGCACGCCGGTCACGGCGAAGCGCGACGACGGCACCCCCTTCACCGTGACCGACGAGGACCCGTTCCACGCCGAGACGGGAGTCGGTCCCATCGTCGACATCCAGAAGGGTGACGGATCGGGGACGACCATCGCCCACGAGGCCGACACGATGACCGACGGCGAGGCGTACACGCCCGGTGAGACGCGCACGATCGTGTTCCGTTCCACCAACGCCGGCGACGAGCCTCTCGTCTCGGTCGTGCTCGGCGACGTCACGATCGCCGGCGGCGCCGTGGTCTCGATGAGCTGGACCTTGCCCGACGGCACACCGCTGCCGGCGACGCAGGATCCCGCCACCGGTGCCTGGTCGGCGTCGTGGGCGGGCCCCTGGCAGCCCGGCGACGTGATCACCGGCACGGCATCGCTCACTCTGGGCACCGCCTCCGAGGCGCACGTGGACCGTGCGAGCGTCGACGCCGTCGGCCAGCTCTCCGGCATCCCGGTGTCGGACTCGAACGACTACAACGCGTTCACGGGTGCCATCCAGGTGATCAAGTACGACGGCAACAAGCCCGACCCTGCCATCACCGACGACGCGGGAGCGTGGGTCACGCCCGCGAAGCCCCTCGTGGATCCCGCGCAGGATGCGAACGACGCCGATCACGCCGTCGAGTACCCGGTCGGTGTGGCCGAGCCCGTGCGCTGGGTGGTCACGAACGCCGGCACGACATGGTTGACCGACATCACGCTGACGGACACGACGGATGCGGGTCCCGCCATCGGTGCCGACTGGACGGCCGACCTGTCGGCCTTCGGCGGACCGGCGGACTACTCCTTCGCCCAGAGCGGTCCGTGGCGCGGCCTGCTGCCGCCCGGCGCCTCGTTCTTCGCGCAGGGAACCCTCACCCTGCCCGCCGAGCAGTCGCACGCGGACACGGTCGACGTCGCCGGTACCGTCGTGGTGCCCGCGGTCGGCACCGACGGGGTGACCCCGAGCGGGCAGCCGCTGATCGTGGACGGAGACGCCGTGCGCGCCACCGTGCCCGACCCGTCCGACCCGACCCGGCGCGTGCCGTTCGTGCTGACCGACGACGACCCGTTCCACGCCCGCACAGGTGTCGGCCCCTACGTCGACATCGAGAAGGGCGACGGCGAGGGCACGACGATCGCGAACGACGCCGACACGATGGCCGACGGTCAGAACTACGGGAACGGCGAGACCCGCACGATCGTGCTGACCGTCACCAACACGGGCGACGAGGATCTGCGCCGTGTGGTGCTGAGCGACGAGAACCTCTCGGGCGCCTCCATCCAGTCCCTGGTGTGGACGCTGCCGGACGGCTCGACGCTGGCGGCCACGCCGCAGGAGTCCGGTTGGAGCGCTCGCTGGGAGCAAACGTTCTCGGGCGACGCGGTCTGGCGTCCGGGCGAGGTCATCACGGGCTCCGCGACTCTCACGCTCGACGGGGGAGAGCCCCACGTCGACCGTGCGGTGGTCGAGGCCGAGGGCGTCGCCAGCGGCATCCCGGTCACGGATCGTGACGACTACAACGCGTTCACGTCCGGCATCCAGGTCATCAAGTACGACGGTGACAAGGCCGATCCCGCGGTGAAGGATGCCTCGGGCAGCTGGGTCGTGCCCGCGAAGCCCCTCGTCGACGCCGCTCAGGACGCCAATGACCGCGCTCACGCCGTGAAGTACAAGGCGGGCAGCGAGCACAAGGTGCGCTGGGTGGTCACGAACACGGGATCGACGTGGTTGACCGCGATCGATCTGACCGACGCCACCATGAACGGTCCCGACGTGGAGCGCTGGAGTGCCGACCTGTCGGCGTTCGGTGGGCCGGCGGCGTACGACTTCGTGGCGAGCGGAACCTGGCACGGGATGATCCCGCCCGGTGCGTCCTTCTTCGCCGAGGGGACGCTGCGCCTGGGCGAGGGCGTCACCCACGCCGACACGGTCAGCGTCGGCGGAACCCCTGTCGTGCCGGCCACCGACAGCAACGGCGTGCCGACCGGGCAGCCGCAGGTCGACGGGTCGGGTTCGCCCGTCCCGGTGACCGATGCGTCGGGAGCTCCCGTGCGACTGACCGACAGCGATCCCTTCCACGCCTACGCGCCCGAAGCGTTGGCGGTCACCGGATTGACGCTGTCGATCACGGGTGCGGTGCTCGCGGCACTGCTGCTCATGACGATCGGTCTCATGATCGTGCTGGTCGGACGAGGGCGACGCCGGGCCCGCGCCTGA